The Stegostoma tigrinum isolate sSteTig4 chromosome 9, sSteTig4.hap1, whole genome shotgun sequence genome segment TGACCAGTGGCAGATCTGGAAGACTCCATGGCACTACAAGCTCAACAGTTGGCTGGTGAGAGGTAAGAGATCCTCCAAATAGAGTGATCTCTTCAAAGAGACAAGGATGGCAACAAGACACACCTCATTAAACCTCTTCCCCTCGCCAAATATGGTCAATATAAACAATTCTCAGATCAGCATGAACGGGGATATCCATGAACTGCCAATTCTTTATCTTGCAACTGTTTCTTAAAATGCtccaaaaacaaagaaaaactaaTACCAAAAGAACTGCTACTTGGAGCATTAGAACAGCAAGCCAGGAGCAGAAAACAATTCAAGGAATGTACAGATCAATGATTTGCACAATGAAGTCCTTATCTATTCAggtggagagaaacaaaaaagtgGCTTTTTGTCACAAAATTGCAAGCCTGTTAAGGATACTGAGCTTTTTTGGGACAATTCTCTGTCAAAATAGCTGCTGCATCTTGAGAATTATTGAATTAAGCATATAATTGCATAATTCAAAGTGCAGCTGCTGAGGATCCCAAAGCCATCATGAGTTAGATCAAGCTAGACAACACTGCAGTTCGAGATATCAGCATGGTCATGGGACTTCTTGGGGAAAGGTAACATGTAAGTTCTTATATCTAAGGTAGTGTTGGCACCAGAGCAGACAAGTTATGACAAAAACTACAGTTTAAATATCACCCCAGGCAAAGTTGGTTTCTGGAATTTCTGGACAGCCAAATGAATTAGATCACCTAACACAATAAAAACATTTTAGAAATTCCACTAACCAGCCAAAATAATAGAGATGTAGACTGTGACAGAAATGTCATGTCAGTGGTTACAACAATTTATgatcaaagtaaaacaaaatgaaagctgGTTCTCAGATGATGGGAAGACTTTCTTATTAAAAAGGAGTGGATGCAAATAATCACTTTTCAAAGTTGCTGGCAGAGGAATCAATTAAGTTATTAAAACCTCCTTGAACACAGAAGAGCAAGTTTCATGGAAAGTACAAAAACGAAGGTTTCTACAAAATGAAGTGTTCAAGCAATCACGGAGTTAAGAAAATTTCAGAAcccaacagaaaacaaaaaaaagtatgcAGAATGAAAGCTGGCAGAATGACAAATGCATTTCAATTGTGACAATGAAAAACTTGGAAGCCTAAAGCAATTCACCAACTTAAATTTTAGGAAAGGCTGCAATTTGTAGCTCAAGTGGATGTTTGAAAACAGAATCGTTTGATTCTCACAGAAAAGGTCAAAAATCAGGGACAGAttgagtaaacaaaaaaaaaaaatcgcaTGACAATGTTTGAGGGCTTCGAACAAAAATAAAGGCAGACCAGAGATGAAGAAAGGGAAAAGGGGATCTTGGGCTGATAAGCGTCAGGACTGGATGAAATAACAAAGATGAATGAGGCAACAGAAGAGCTGAAGAACCATCAAGAAACAACACTAGCTTTATCCCTGAAGGTCTGAGTGTTTTTGTCATTCTGCCAACAAAATTAATGTAATAGAAGGCAAAATACATTGAATATTCAACCTAGGTGAGCAAACAGCAAAAACGTCAAGCAGAGAATCTTAAGGAGTTGCAATTAGAGAGGAAATCAAATCAGATTTCAGGCATGCTTCATGGCTTTGTAGCAGATAAAATGAacattaaaatataattttgtttaaaaaagtcaGAGCAACTAATGTGCAAAACCACTTCTACTTACCTTTGATCAAATGCTTCCATTTAACTACAAGAAAGATAAAGAGCAAGGACATTCCAGAACGTAACATGATTAATTACATTCTAACTTCCATTTACTAAGTATTTCCAGGAAGCACAACAGCATGCTATTGTCGAAAGCAAACCTCAAGAAACATCAACTTGAAACAAGAATGTGTGTACTAATGTTGTGTTTGGTTAGCAATGAACTATCAATGTAAAGTTCGGAatattggcaaaaaaaaaggaagaaagtcaACAGCTTTGAAAAGTGATGCTGAAAAAGGCTCATGGTAAGCCAGGTGAGAAAAGAACTAATGAAGAATCACTGAACAAGACCCAAGAAAACTTTAAAACAATATCAAAAAGACAACATGTTTTGGACATGAACTGGGGTCAGAGTGCCTAATCATTCAAAGGATTTAGCAGAACAAgatgttgacagtgaaggaagaccCAGATTAACTATAAAAGACTCAGTTAAATAGAAATCAAATGAGGTTTATCCACTACTACAGGTCAAAAAGTTAATGGCCACCTACACCATTTGGCATAAAACTTGAACAATGACAGACTTCCAGGAAGCATTTTTGCCAGTTTGATTCCCAATCAGCAACACAACAGTGAGGCAGAGGTCAAGGGTTCAATCACTGCCGGAGATTCTGTTTCTAACACTAATTGTAACTAATGCAATCCTTGGCACCCAGAGGATCAGCTGTAATCACTGATCCATAAGGAGTCAGTGCTGTTGATAACAGCATGATATTCAGCCTCAGTCCCTGGATTAGAGGGGTTAAACAGTTGAGGTTTATATGCATTTTCACAAATGCAGTCATGAGTATGTACTTATGGGACCCAAGCAAATGAGGGGGTACCTCTAATGGTTTTGGGGATTGGGCACGGTGGGGGGAAAGCAGTATATCATTTGTGGTCTGGTTTACATTATGAATTCAATATGTAAACATTCCACTCACTGATATTTTCACACATTCGCCCATGGGAGTACAGGCTGAGATATGTTCCTACTTCCATTTACTAAAATATTCAGGAAGCACAGTAGATTCCTACTTACACTTTTGTTTTACAAATACACCAATTACAACAGCATTTGGTCCCACCTGTGAACAACTGCAAGCCAAAATATTGAAACTCAAAGCTGACTCACCAGGGATCCTACAGTCATTGTAGTGACTTACTGCAGTCATAGCAAAGATTGCTACTGGGTTCCAAACTCTCAGCCACAAAAAGGTCCATGTTTTTCATGCTTATCAGTAATCAAAATGTCAGTGGCCCAGCAGAACAGTTGCAAGGCTCAATGGAAAGGAGATCTTGTAAGTGTAGTGGATGATGAAAGGCCTTTTCCGTTGTTCCACAGAAAACGTGGAGTTTGAGACAGAAGCATTACAGCATCAGTTTTAATGGCATTTCCACATTCTCTTGTCTAAGCATCATTGCTCAAACATCATGGCTAAAAATCAAACAATCACTATCAGCAGGCATGACAACATGCAGTCTGAATAGCTTTCAGATTAATAAACGGTCTCATGCTCCAAATTCACCATACTACGGTCAGAGACAATTTAAGAATGAAGTATCAAAATAGTACAGTGGCAACATTCTCCACAAAAATGGAGGCTTCAAGTCCCATTCTACCCATTTGAGAAGATAATCTAGGCTCAAACTCCAGTGCACCATTGAGGAAAGGGTATGTTTCAGCTTTAAGAGAAAACAGCGCATTTGTTCTCTTAGATGAATGTATATGATCTATAAAATGTACTAACTGATTCTTGATCACTGAGGGAAAATAAAGGGTTTGGGCAAAGGGCAGGGGAGCAGACatgaggagtgttggatcagccacaCCTCTATTGAAGAGCAAGGCAGGtgaagggccaaacagcctgccccattccttttttttaaaaatgatctgaCGGTAACTGGTTATCAAATATGTTTTGAACATCCTAGGAATGGGAAAGAGAAAAAGTTATGCAAGttttttcaattttaaatcaTTTTGTCCTGATTAGTCTGTTTCAAATTCTGTTATGTCGAGATGATGAATTTTTAAGTTGGACAGGAAACTTGAAATTGAGcttaaatttatttcattctaATATTTTCAAATTATAACAGAACATTGTGAGCAAAAAGGAGAGAAATTCATTTGTAGCAAAAAAATGAACCTGACATAAAAGAGgtacctttttaaaaatcattaccTGCTTCAGGATGTTGTTTGCTCTGCTGCAGCTTTTACACGTTCTAAAGTAGAGGACTGATCCATTTGGTGTCCACTTTGCATTTCTTGACTCTCTTGTTTTTCAACTGCTTCAATTGTCTGGTTTTTATCAGATTCTTTATCATTTTTGTGACCAATGGATTCCATCACATCACTCTCCGACTTCTCATCTGCAGCTTTTGATGTTTGTTCTTTAACCTGTTGACTGGCTTTTACAGATTGGCCTTTTTCCTCAGTCAGTTCTAGAGATGGTGGTCTTCCTTCAGGGGTTTTCAATGACTCGCAACATTCTACTTCAGTCACTTTTGACCCATCAGACACTAGTACAGACTCAttagtttctctctccatttccaCTGATGCCATATCTTCAGTCTCAAGTGGTTTCTGGTCACCCTCAATAGTTTTCTCACTTACCAACTCAGTTGTATGAACTACCACTACTTTTTGCTCTAAAGCTTCAGTGCCCTTGCTGTCTTGGGTTTGCACACTATCATCAATTTCATCATCCTTTTCTTCTGTTGAGATCATTTGTACTTCTGGCATCTTTTCTTCCACATCTTTATACATCTTTTTACTGTCTTTATCCTGTTCAGAAGAAACAGGATCTACTTGTCCCTCTGTTATTTCAGTTGACTTCATGACACCCTTCATTGGGTCCTCAGTTATCATGGTACTTGACTGTTCCATCGTCCTGGTTTGACTGACTTCTACATCAGTCTCCATTTCTAAGGATGCCAATTTCTGTTCTTCTCCTTCAGTTCTGTGATTAACCAGGTCAGCTATGAGCTGCTCAGTGCTGGAGAACAGTTGCTTCTGCCCATCAACAGTCGAGTCTACTTCACTTTCCACAGCAGAGTCTGCCAAGGTGCCAGCCGCTGCATCTATCGCTACCTCCACAATGGCAGCCGCAGTTTCTACTACGGGTCCGTGTAGAATAACATCGGGTTCAGCTGCTGGGATAAGCTGATCTACAGCTCTCAGCTCTGGAAGCTGCGTCACCACTGATCCCACAGTCTCTGCAATGACCTGTTCTTCTACAGCAGCTGCAGTCACAGGGAAAGCCACTTCACGGGACTCTGAACTCTCAGCTACATAAGGCTCCGTTGTTAAGGTCACAGTCTCATTTTGCACAGTTTGAAATTCATCAATAGAACCAGAGTATAATTTTATCTCACTCCCCAAAGTTACACCTTCAGATTCAGGAACTACTTCCAGTTTAGGCTCTTCTGTGCATCCTTCAGCTGAAGCTTCTGAGGAACACAACTCTCCAGAAGACTCCAAGTTGCTTAGGTGTTTTTCAGTTGCTCCATTAGCCAACTCCACACCATCCCCTTTTTGTGCCTCATCAGCTTTTGCAGAGGCTTCACATTGTTTGGGTACAACTACACCTGCTCCATCCAATTGGACGAGCTCAACATCTGCGTGCGCAGACTCGAATTCAATTTCTGGTGTTGGTTGGTCTTTTTCCACAGCAGGCAGCTCATCTCCCACCTTCTGCACAAGTTCAACCACTTCAGACTCTTGTTGGAGACTTACGTTCTCATTTGTATCTACGGCCTCTTCAGTTGCTATGCTCTGAGGCTTGTCAGTAACACAACTTAGTGTTTCATGATCTTTGGCTTCTGACTCAACCACCTCAGTTGCTGAAAACTCTATGGTAACGGTTTTTCCAATTGGTCCGTCTGGCAAAACTTCAAATTTCTCTTTGGATAGCATGGCCATGGTATCCTCTTTAGTCAGATATTGGTCCACTTCCCTTCCTACCTGTGTTATCGCAATTATACCAGTTTCACTTTGAAGCTCAACATGGGTTTCCTTGACAGCACCCTCAAGATGTGCAACTTCAAATTTATCACCTATTTCTGTGTCGATGTTCTTCACAACCTCAATTACTGTTCTCTCAGTTATGGAGGTCTGAATTGTTTCTTTGGATAGTTCTACAATATTTGACTGTTGCTGTACAACTTCCTTCGGTGAAGTCAGCATTTCAACTATTTGTTCCTTTGTTCCCTGCTCCCTGACTCTTGAAACAACAGACATCATCtcttcacacacagacccactcaTTTCAGTTCCCACATCCACTGCAATAGATAACACAGGCTCATGAGCATCGACAACCTTCTGCATAGTCTTGATTTGGTCCTGTACTATTTTATCATTTGTTACCATATGTACAATCTCTTCCTGTTTTGTAATTGCCCCTTCACCGCGTGCCATCTCCGTCACCATGGCAACCGGACCGGCACCACCCATCTCTTCACTGCATACTGTCTCCGTTACCTTGGCAACCGGACCGGCACCGTCCAGCTCTTCACTGCATACTGTCTCCATCACCATGGCAACTGGACCGGCACTGTCCGTCTCTTCGCTACGTACTGTCTCCGTCACCATGGCAACTGGACTGGCACCAACTGTGTCTTCACTACATACTGTCTCCGTCACTGTGGCAACCAGAGTGGCACCGTCCGTGTCTTCACCACGTACCATCTCTGTCACCGTGGCAACCAGACTGGCACCATCTGTCTCTTCACTGCATACTGTCTCGATCACCATGGCAACCGGACTGGCACCGTCCATCTCTTCACTACATACTGTCTCCGTCACCGTGGCAACCGGAGTGGCACCGTCAGTGTCTTCACCGCGTACCATCTCTGTCACCGTGGCAACCGGACTGGCACCGTCCATCTCTTCACTACATACTGTCTCCATCACCATGGCAACCGGACTGGCACCGTCAGTGTCTTCACCGCGTACCATCTCTGTCACCGTGGCAACCGGACTGGCACCGTCCGTCTCTTCGCTACATACTGTCTCCGTCGCCATGGCCACCGGACCGACACCAACTGTCTCTTCACCGCGTACTGTCTCCATCACCACGGCAACTGGAGGGGCACTATCCGTCTCTTCACCCCGTACTGTTTCCGTCACCGTGACAACCGGACTAGCATCAGTCTGTTCAGTACACACTACCGCTGTCATCATTTCTGGACTGATTTTGTCAGTAGTCTGTTCACCAGGTAGAACCTCTGTTACTTCTACTACAGGAGTGGTCTGCTTAGTCTCTTCACCAAGTTCAGCCTCAGTCACTTCCACATTGGAGGTATCTTTAACAGTTTCTTCACTCGATACAACTTGCATCAATGTTATTACCGGAGTGACTTCAATGGTCTCCTCACTGAGACCAACTTGAGAAACACTCACATCTGGGCCCACTTGCACCATCTCCTCGCTGCACAACTCTGTCACTATTACGACTGGAGTAACtccaatgctttcttcacaaacTCCAGCCGCAGTTGCATTCATTTCCACATTTGCTGGAATGATTTTCATGCTCTGTTCAGAAACTGGCTCAACCTTATCCTCCTTCGTACTGGCTAGAGTCTCTCTGCATTCAATCACACGCTCTTCTGTTCCCACCTCCTCAACAATCTCATGAATGTTTCCAATAGTCTCTTCAGATACAGCCTCAACATTTCCCACAGCCATCTGACGAGCAACTTCTGCAATTGCTGTTTgctccaatgtggcctcctcagCAGATTCTGTTGGAATTCCAACTGTGACGTCTCTACATTCAGCAAGTTGCTTGACTTCTAGCCTCCCAGGAACTTCTGCAGTAACAGCTTTGATAGGCTCTTCATCTCCTGTCAGAACCTTTTCCCTGCAACTTGTCTCAGCAGCTTTGGACTTTTCAAGTGGAGCTTCTGTCTTCAGAACATCCTCTGCTTGACTGACTTCCAAGGTCTCAAGTCCAGTCTCAGTTTGGTCCATTACCAGCTTCACTCTGGGTTCAGATATTCCCGTTTCAACCTCGCAGGCAGTTTCTGCATGAGTTTGGTCCACCAAACTCAAGGGTTCTCCAATCTTTTCCGCTAGCAGAGTGTCAAACTTGCTTACATGTGCGGCATCACCCTCCACGCCCTGTAGAACCccaacagcagcagcatcatCTGGTGGAGGAATCATTTCAGACTCAATGCTTTGAGCAGCAGAAACCTCTAGCATTTCACATTTTGTCTGCTCGACCCTCTCAAGCTGCGGACTTTCGCTATCTGCCACCCGGATAGTGCCTTCAGAGGCAGAAGGAGCGTCAGATTTTCCAGTTTCTCCTTTCCCGGCAGGCTCTGACATCTCAGTTTCACGCAAGGTCCCGACCGCCTCCTCTCGTACTTTTTCCGTGGAATCCTGGTCGCTGCCTGGAATCTCTGGGGCAGCCGCAACTTTGCGGGGGGGAGCAAGTGGCCTGGCTGACAGCTTCACCTTTTCAGCAGCCTCCTGCAGCACCTCGTGGGTTTGCCTGGTTACTGGGACCTCATCATCTGGCACAGGGGTGCTTTCTGCCGTCGTCACCGGAGTCTCCGTCAGCTGCGAGACGGCTGACACCATCTCGGCAGTCTCCTCGGTGAGGGACTCCTCAGCCGGGTACTCCAGTGCCACGGCAACCTCGGAGCTCACCTGGGCCTCTTTGGCAATCTCATTGGGACAGACTGTTCTGGCTTGATCTGCCAATGAAGCAGCATCACCATGCTCCGGTTGTCCCATTGCTTCCATGATTTCTTCAACTATTTTACCTTCGTCTTCAACCGTCTTCTCAATGATGTCTGAGACTGCAGTTGATATCCACGATGGCGATCTCTCATCAATGCTGCTTCTGATGCTCTCTAAAGCTCCCCGGTCCATGGTAATGGCTTGTCCGGCGCTCAGTTCCCCGCCTTCAGCTGGAGCTCCCGACTTGGTTAGAAGTTCATCCTTGTGGACAGCATTCATGCCTACTGTTAGCTGCTGCTCCTCAGCTGCTCTCTCCTCTTCAACAGCGTCATATTCAGAAAGGGGAACCACTACTGGTGTATCAGACTCATCATCACTCCTGCTCACTCCCACCTCTGCCTGCTTGGTGTCTTTTCCAAGGTCCTCTGCCGGAAGCTGGTCAGCCTTGGCATCGGACCTCTTCTTCCTTCGGCCTGGAATCAGCTTTTTCAGAGAAGCCCATGACTCCTCCTTGGCCTGTTGCTCAGTCTCAGGGACAGCAGCTTCGGTGGCGACGACGGCAACAGATTCGTCTGCACGGTCTTCGAGCTTGGATTTGGACTTGCGCCTCGAGGTCACCAACCTCTTAAAGGATTCCCACGTGGAGATGGCGCCATCAGACACGTCCCCCTCCACTGGGCTGCTCACAGCACCTTCCGGAGATGTCCCACCTTGCTCCTGATCTGTATCCTGCGGAACGCTGGCTCTCAATTCCTCAGCACTATCCGGCACTTGGGCGACCGCCTCAGGTGACCTTTGGAGCTCCTCGTCCAGCTGTGGGACCTCTGAGTCGGACAACTTCCTTGCTCTCTTTTTGGAGGAACCAACACAGATCAGAGCCTCCCAGGATACAGGGACATCCGCTTTCTTTTTGGGATCCTCAGTGCTGCGCTCCAAACTCAGGTCCTCAGCATTTAGTTTCGCTTCTTCTTGAAGCTCGGCTGGGGCGGCACTGGCACTCTCGTTGGAAGAGGCAGCCACACTCTTCACTTTGTCAGTCTGCTCGTCCTCTCGGTCATTCTCGGACGGTACTTTGGGGCGCTTCTTCGACGTCACTAACTTTTTAAATGAAGCCCACGCAGTGAtgctctctttcttcctctccccGTCGGCAGCTCCGTTCATTCCCTCCGCCTCAGGATTGGTGGCTTCTGCAGTCTCCGCAGGGACTGTCCCATTCACTTCTTCAGGGGAAGTTAAAGGAGGAGTGTCCGCCTTCTGGCCATCTGGACTGCCCTCCGATTCAGTGGAGGACTGAAGTCGTGCCTCCTCCTCTTCATCTCCCGGTTTGGACTCCCCCTTGGCGGCTTTTGGTTTCTTCCCAGACAGCTTTttgatgctgctgctggtgaAGAGTTTCTTCAGGGGGCTGCCCTGCAGCTTGGCCTTTTCCTGGGAAGACAGGAGCTCCGCCTCACCCACTATAGGCTCCGGGGCCTTGACTTGTGTTCGATCTGGGCCTAAGTCAGTCTGTCCTGCTTGAAGCTCTGCTGAGACTTCGACAGGGGCAAATTCTGGCTTCACCGGTCTCTCAGCTGAAGGGCTCTGCAAGGTTAGCTGGGCCGCCTGACCCATATCCAAGGCTGGGGCAGCCATCTTCATTTCAGGGCAAGGCTGTCTGTCATCTACTGCAGACACGCTGCCTTTCCCCATCAGCCTTTCTTCTGCCTCCCTGACTTTGGCTAGTTCCACAGAGAGGTCTTCAAAGTCatcgtctctctctctttcttccaccAGGAAGGCACCCAAGATTTCAGCATCTTTTTGCAACGCAGAAGGCTCCTTTGAAGGTCCATGATCGCCTTCCCCACCATTAACGTCTCCAGCGGCAACAACTTGCTCCCCGTTCACTTCGGGCTTCTCCCCAACAACCAGGGGCTCATCTTTAGCCTTCTTGAAGCTTGGCTTCCTTCGCAACACTGAGAAAAAGCCTTGTCTAAAAAATCTCTTCAGTGGAGAATCCATTGCAGGACTCTCGACTGGACTGTCAGCAGA includes the following:
- the LOC125454736 gene encoding A-kinase anchor protein 12-like isoform X1, which codes for MGGRVSAQEPDQLSPSEEQESGQERQHTEALDGRAAQKNGQISGIHSNSEDQEPPDGKVEHLNGLQEEAVPGEVEPPSITREEDPVEMDLEQKETLPAKTKDEEPRDSQEDASPPVEIGEEAQAGEVGFKKVFKFVGCKFTVKKENPVKLEPVQLLTVKKDEDGEADGESKQEMGGLKNGDLSPAAHEAEGSPPEVLTPGETEESTDQVEPKRTAPEESVESADSPVESPAMDSPLKRFFRQGFFSVLRRKPSFKKAKDEPLVVGEKPEVNGEQVVAAGDVNGGEGDHGPSKEPSALQKDAEILGAFLVEERERDDDFEDLSVELAKVREAEERLMGKGSVSAVDDRQPCPEMKMAAPALDMGQAAQLTLQSPSAERPVKPEFAPVEVSAELQAGQTDLGPDRTQVKAPEPIVGEAELLSSQEKAKLQGSPLKKLFTSSSIKKLSGKKPKAAKGESKPGDEEEEARLQSSTESEGSPDGQKADTPPLTSPEEVNGTVPAETAEATNPEAEGMNGAADGERKKESITAWASFKKLVTSKKRPKVPSENDREDEQTDKVKSVAASSNESASAAPAELQEEAKLNAEDLSLERSTEDPKKKADVPVSWEALICVGSSKKRARKLSDSEVPQLDEELQRSPEAVAQVPDSAEELRASVPQDTDQEQGGTSPEGAVSSPVEGDVSDGAISTWESFKRLVTSRRKSKSKLEDRADESVAVVATEAAVPETEQQAKEESWASLKKLIPGRRKKRSDAKADQLPAEDLGKDTKQAEVGVSRSDDESDTPVVVPLSEYDAVEEERAAEEQQLTVGMNAVHKDELLTKSGAPAEGGELSAGQAITMDRGALESIRSSIDERSPSWISTAVSDIIEKTVEDEGKIVEEIMEAMGQPEHGDAASLADQARTVCPNEIAKEAQVSSEVAVALEYPAEESLTEETAEMVSAVSQLTETPVTTAESTPVPDDEVPVTRQTHEVLQEAAEKVKLSARPLAPPRKVAAAPEIPGSDQDSTEKVREEAVGTLRETEMSEPAGKGETGKSDAPSASEGTIRVADSESPQLERVEQTKCEMLEVSAAQSIESEMIPPPDDAAAVGVLQGVEGDAAHVSKFDTLLAEKIGEPLSLVDQTHAETACEVETGISEPRVKLVMDQTETGLETLEVSQAEDVLKTEAPLEKSKAAETSCREKVLTGDEEPIKAVTAEVPGRLEVKQLAECRDVTVGIPTESAEEATLEQTAIAEVARQMAVGNVEAVSEETIGNIHEIVEEVGTEERVIECRETLASTKEDKVEPVSEQSMKIIPANVEMNATAAGVCEESIGVTPVVIVTELCSEEMVQVGPDVSVSQVGLSEETIEVTPVITLMQVVSSEETVKDTSNVEVTEAELGEETKQTTPVVEVTEVLPGEQTTDKISPEMMTAVVCTEQTDASPVVTVTETVRGEETDSAPPVAVVMETVRGEETVGVGPVAMATETVCSEETDGASPVATVTEMVRGEDTDGASPVAMVMETVCSEEMDGASPVATVTEMVRGEDTDGATPVATVTETVCSEEMDGASPVAMVIETVCSEETDGASLVATVTEMVRGEDTDGATLVATVTETVCSEDTVGASPVAMVTETVRSEETDSAGPVAMVMETVCSEELDGAGPVAKVTETVCSEEMGGAGPVAMVTEMARGEGAITKQEEIVHMVTNDKIVQDQIKTMQKVVDAHEPVLSIAVDVGTEMSGSVCEEMMSVVSRVREQGTKEQIVEMLTSPKEVVQQQSNIVELSKETIQTSITERTVIEVVKNIDTEIGDKFEVAHLEGAVKETHVELQSETGIIAITQVGREVDQYLTKEDTMAMLSKEKFEVLPDGPIGKTVTIEFSATEVVESEAKDHETLSCVTDKPQSIATEEAVDTNENVSLQQESEVVELVQKVGDELPAVEKDQPTPEIEFESAHADVELVQLDGAGVVVPKQCEASAKADEAQKGDGVELANGATEKHLSNLESSGELCSSEASAEGCTEEPKLEVVPESEGVTLGSEIKLYSGSIDEFQTVQNETVTLTTEPYVAESSESREVAFPVTAAAVEEQVIAETVGSVVTQLPELRAVDQLIPAAEPDVILHGPVVETAAAIVEVAIDAAAGTLADSAVESEVDSTVDGQKQLFSSTEQLIADLVNHRTEGEEQKLASLEMETDVEVSQTRTMEQSSTMITEDPMKGVMKSTEITEGQVDPVSSEQDKDSKKMYKDVEEKMPEVQMISTEEKDDEIDDSVQTQDSKGTEALEQKVVVVHTTELVSEKTIEGDQKPLETEDMASVEMERETNESVLVSDGSKVTEVECCESLKTPEGRPPSLELTEEKGQSVKASQQVKEQTSKAADEKSESDVMESIGHKNDKESDKNQTIEAVEKQESQEMQSGHQMDQSSTLERVKAAAEQTTS